A segment of the Flavobacterium azooxidireducens genome:
TTGCAGAAGATGTTGATGGAGAGGCTCTTTCAACGTTGGTTGTAAACAAATTACGTGGAGCTTTAAAAATTGCTGCTGTAAAAGCACCAGGTTTTGGTGACAGAAGAAAAGCGATGTTGGAAGACATTGCCATCTTAACCGGAGGAACTGTAATTGCTGAAGAAAGTGGTTACACATTAGAAAATGCAACATTAGAAATGTTAGGAACGGCTGAAAAAGTTTCTATTGATAAAGATAATACAACTATCGTGAACGGAGCAGGAAATGGTGATTTGATTAAAAATCGTGTGAACCAAATCAAAGCTCAGATGGAAACCACAACTTCTGATTATGATCGTGAGAAATTGCAAGAACGTTTGGCTAAATTAGCCGGAGGGGTTGCTGTTCTTTATGTTGGTGCTGCTTCTGAAGTAGAAATGAAAGAGAAAAAAGACCGTGTTGATGATGCTTTACACGCAACCAGAGCAGCTGTTGAAGAAGGAATTGTTGCCGGTGGTGGAGTTGCTTTATTGAGAGCTAAAAATGTTTTAGCTTCTTTAAAAGCCGACAATGCTGATGAAGCAACCGGAATTCAAATTGTTTCTCGTGCTGTGGAAGCTCCGCTAAGAACCATTGTTGAAAATGCAGGTTTAGAAGGTTCTGTTGTTGTTGCAAAAGTAGCAGAGGGAAAAGGTGATTTTGGATACAATGCCAAAACCGATGAATATGTTGATATGCTAAAAGCCGGAATCATCGACCCTAAAAAAGTAACTCGTGTTGCTTTAGAAAACGCAGCTTCTGTTGCCGGAATGATTTTAACGACTGAGTGTGCTTTAGTTGATATTAAAGAAGAAAATGCCGGAGGCGGAATGCCAATGGGAGGCGGAATGCCGGGGATGATGTAATTAAGCAGTAAGACTTGAGTATTAAGACTTGCCTATAAAAAATCCGTCATGAAGAAATTCTTGACGGATTTTGTTTTTTATTAAATACTTAGGTTTTGCAAAATTGAAAATGAAAGCGTATGATTCATTAAATCGGAACCACTACTTAAATTTAAATAATGATTCATATAACCCAATTCAATTCGGGTTTGTTCTTTGAAATGAATTCCTAAACCGGTGAAAAATCGGTTTTGATCAAAGAATTTGGAATTAATCTTATTTGTACCAATATTCAAAAATACTTCTGATTGGATTATTCCATACAACGTATTATTAGAATTTTTAAAGTTAGATAAATGAATCAAATTTCTGTTTAAATACCTAAATCGATTTTGATAATGAGTAGCTACAACCTCTGTATTTTGATTAACTACTCCCAATCTGTCCACAAATCGTTGTTCAACTCGAATTCGATGATTCATTAGATTTTTATCTTCCTTCCATTTATGATTATAAACCAATTGCTGCCAAATTCTGTTTTCACCAAAATAATCATCAAAAGTTGGACTGTATGTGTTTATTAAACCATATCCTAAAGCCAAATTCAACTTTGAATTGACATGATAGATTCCGCCCAATCTAAATAAATTTTGACGAGAATAGTTTAAATTATCATCTAGCCTAAACTGAGCTTCGACATGAATTCCAATTTTTTCAGCAATTTTAATTTGACCAACATAAGCAAACCAGTTTGCTTGATCTTCGTTTTTATTCTGAGCATAACCATTACTAATCATAGCAAAAAGTGCTACTAGAACGTAACTTTTTTTAATCCAATTCATTTTCATATTACTGTCTTTTTTACAATTTAATTCCTTTTTCTCATACAGGCAACAACTATGAAATTGAGTACAAACCAACTATTCTGCTTTTAATTTATGAGTATGATTCCCGTCTTAGCAAATGCTGTTTATTTCGATGTCAAGGTTCTGCGTTTTACTTTTTTTTAAATGTGGCTTAAATTACTCTATTTCCACAAAAGTAAAAGTAGATAAATACTTAAATTAATTCATCTTGTTTAAACTTATAGTCATTTTTCTTGATGCTTTCGGATGATTTGACAATGGTTTATGGTTTTCCAATCCAAGAATAGTTACTGTTCCTCCATCATCATGAGCTTCATAATCATGTTTAAAATGTTCTAAGTTTTCCATAACCGAATGATCAACTAATTTAGTCTTTTTCAAATTAATAATTACTTGATAGCCTGGCGGAATTTCCTCCAACTTTCTTTTAATTCCTAAATAATTTGAAAAAATGGCCGATTTATCAATTTCCACATAATACGTATTTCCTTCAAAAGAAACAATTGTTTGGGCTTTAAAAAAGGAAGAAATTGGTGTGCCATTCATAACATGAATAATCATTTTTAACAACATTCCGAACGCAATTCCCACCAATAAATCTTCAAAAAGTGTCACAATAACTGTGCCTGAAAAGATAATTAATTGCTCTTTTCCTATGTGAAGCATGTGAAGAAATTCTCTTGGATGAGCCAATTTTATTCCCACTGTAATTAACATCGCGGCTAATGCTGCGTTTGGAATCATCTCTAACAGTGGAGCCGCTAACAATACAAAAAGAAGAATAAAAACGCCGTGAAAAAAGTTTGCCCAACGTGTTTTGGCCCCATTAGTAACATTTGATGAACTTCTGGCTACTTCAGAAATC
Coding sequences within it:
- the groL gene encoding chaperonin GroEL (60 kDa chaperone family; promotes refolding of misfolded polypeptides especially under stressful conditions; forms two stacked rings of heptamers to form a barrel-shaped 14mer; ends can be capped by GroES; misfolded proteins enter the barrel where they are refolded when GroES binds), with translation MAKDIKFDIEARDGLKRGVDALANAVKVTLGPKGRNVTISKSFGGPTVTKDGVTVAKEVELKDPLENMGAQMVKEVASKTNDLAGDGTTTATVLAQAIVKEGLKNVAAGANPMDLKRGIDKAVEAIVADLGKQAKEVGSSTEKIKQVASISANNDEVIGELIATAFGKVGKEGVITVEEAKGTDTYVDVVEGMQFDRGYLSPYFVTNPEKMNVELENPYILLYDKKVSSLKELLPVLEPVAQSGKPLLIIAEDVDGEALSTLVVNKLRGALKIAAVKAPGFGDRRKAMLEDIAILTGGTVIAEESGYTLENATLEMLGTAEKVSIDKDNTTIVNGAGNGDLIKNRVNQIKAQMETTTSDYDREKLQERLAKLAGGVAVLYVGAASEVEMKEKKDRVDDALHATRAAVEEGIVAGGGVALLRAKNVLASLKADNADEATGIQIVSRAVEAPLRTIVENAGLEGSVVVAKVAEGKGDFGYNAKTDEYVDMLKAGIIDPKKVTRVALENAASVAGMILTTECALVDIKEENAGGGMPMGGGMPGMM
- a CDS encoding DUF2490 domain-containing protein: MNWIKKSYVLVALFAMISNGYAQNKNEDQANWFAYVGQIKIAEKIGIHVEAQFRLDDNLNYSRQNLFRLGGIYHVNSKLNLALGYGLINTYSPTFDDYFGENRIWQQLVYNHKWKEDKNLMNHRIRVEQRFVDRLGVVNQNTEVVATHYQNRFRYLNRNLIHLSNFKNSNNTLYGIIQSEVFLNIGTNKINSKFFDQNRFFTGLGIHFKEQTRIELGYMNHYLNLSSGSDLMNHTLSFSILQNLSI